A stretch of Mastomys coucha isolate ucsf_1 unplaced genomic scaffold, UCSF_Mcou_1 pScaffold3, whole genome shotgun sequence DNA encodes these proteins:
- the LOC116074487 gene encoding sulfotransferase 1C2-like, with product MALTPELSRQTKLKEVAGIPLQAPTVDNWRQIQTFKAKPDDLLICTYPKSGTTWIQEIVDMIEQDGDVEKCQRTIIQHRHPFIEWARPPQPSGVDKANEMPAPRILRTHLPTQLLPPSFWSNNCKNTILHLECQPLSSLIEDKDSCQDKGMAFVIEDKDSCQDEGMAFVIKGDDFQN from the exons ATGGCTCTGACCCCAGAACTGAGcagacaaacaaaactgaaagaggTAGCAGGGATCCCACTGCAGGCTCCAACTGTGGACAACTGGAGGCAGATTCAGACCTTCAAGGCCAAGCCAGATGACCTTCTCATTTGTACTTACCCTAAATCAG GGACAACATGGATTCAAGAAATCGTGGACATGATTGAGCAGGATGGGGATGTAGAGAAGTGCCAGAGAACCATCATTCAACACCGGCACCCTTTTATTGAGTGGGCACGGCCACCCCAGCCATCAG GTGTGGACAAAGCCAATGAGATGCCAGCTCCAAGGATATTAAGAACCCATCTTCCCACTCAGCTACTGCCACCATCTTTCTGGTCAAACAACTGTAAG AACACTATTCTCCATCTTGAATGCCAACCTCTCTCAAGCCTCATCGAAGATAAAGACTCTTGTCAGGATAAAGGTATGGCATTTGTCATCGAAGATAAAGACTCTTGTCAGGATGAAGGTATGGCATTTGTGATCAAAGGTGATGATTTCCAGAACTAA